A window of the Budorcas taxicolor isolate Tak-1 chromosome 10, Takin1.1, whole genome shotgun sequence genome harbors these coding sequences:
- the KBTBD13 gene encoding kelch repeat and BTB domain-containing protein 13 — protein sequence MPQGPETPVQVWVGSQLFQADRALLVEHCGFFRGLFRSGMREARAAEVHLGALSPDGFRTTLRVLRGERPALAAADELLQAVECAAFLQAPALARFLEHSLTSENCALLCDAAAAFGLHDVFHSAALFIRDGARELAAELALPEARTYVAALRPSSYVAVSTHAPAPGFLEDPSRTMCYLDEEEDTWRTLAALPLEASTLLAGVATLGNKLYIVGGVRGPNKEVVDLGFCYDPDGGTWREFPSPHQPRYDTALAGFEGHLYAIGGEFQRTAMSSVERYDPASGCWSFMADLPQPAAGVPCAHARGRLFVCLWQPADTTAVVEYAVRADEWLPVAELRRPQSYGHCMVAHRDSLYVVRNGPKDDFLHCAIDCLNLATGQWTALPGQFVNSKGALFTAVVRGDTVYTVNRVFTLLYAIEGGSWRLLREKAGFPRPGSLQTFLLRLPPGARGPVASTTPEL from the coding sequence ATGCCGCAGGGCCCGGAGACCCCGGTGCAGGTGTGGGTGGGCAGCCAACTCTTCCAGGCAGACCGGGCCCTGCTAGTGGAGCACTGCGGCTTCTTCCGCGGCCTCTTCCGCTCGGGCATGCGGGAGGCGCGCGCTGCCGAGGTGCACCTGGGCGCGCTGAGCCCGGACGGCTTCCGCACCACGCTGCGGGTGCTGCGCGGAGAGCGTCCAGCGCTGGCGGCTGCCGACGAGCTGCTGCAGGCCGTGGAGTGCGCCGCCTTCCTGCAGGCGCCGGCGCTGGCGCGCTTCCTAGAGCACAGCCTCACGTCGGAGAACTGCGCGCTGCTGTGCGACGCGGCCGCAGCCTTCGGCCTGCACGACGTCTTCCACAGCGCCGCGCTCTTCATCCGCGACGGCGCCCGCGAGCTGGCGGCCGAGCTGGCGCTGCCCGAGGCCCGCACCTACGTGGCGGCTCTGCGGCCCAGCAGCTACGTGGCCGTGAGCACACATGCGCCGGCGCCCGGCTTCCTGGAGGACCCTTCGCGCACCATGTGCTACCTGGATGAGGAGGAGGACACCTGGCGGACGCTGGCCGCGCTGCCCCTGGAGGCCAGCACGCTCCTGGCCGGCGTGGCCACGCTGGGCAACAAGCTCTACATTGTGGGGGGTGTGCGGGGCCCCAACAAGGAGGTGGTGGACCTGGGCTTCTGCTACGACCCCGACGGCGGAACGTGGCGCGagttccccagcccccaccagccGCGCTACGACACGGCGCTGGCCGGCTTCGAGGGCCACCTCTACGCCATCGGGGGGGAGTTCCAGAGGACAGCTATGAGCTCAGTGGAGCGCTACGACCCGGCCTCGGGCTGCTGGAGCTTCATGGCCGACTTGCCGCAGCCAGCTGCCGGCGTACCCTGCGCACATGCCCGCGGCCGCCTCTTCGTGTGTCTGTGGCAGCCGGCAGACACGACGGCCGTAGTGGAGTACGCTGTGCGGGCTGATGAGTGGCTGCCCGTGGCCGAGCTGCGGCGCCCGCAGAGCTACGGCCACTGCATGGTGGCCCACCGCGACAGCCTCTACGTGGTGCGTAACGGACCTAAGGATGACTTCCTGCACTGCGCCATCGACTGCCTCAACCTAGCCACGGGCCAGTGGACAGCGCTGCCCGGTCAGTTCGTCAACAGCAAAGGCGCGCTCTTCACTGCCGTGGTGCGCGGCGACACCGTCTATACGGTCAACCGCGTGTTCACCCTGCTCTATGCCATTGAGGGCGGCTCCTGGCGTTTGCTTAGGGAGAAGGCCGGCTTCCCACGGCCCGGTTCCTTGCAGACCTTTCTCCTGAGGCTGCCTCCCGGTGCCCGGGGGCCTGTGGCCTCAACAACACCAGAACTGTGA